ATGTTTGCAAAACTCTCACACTGCAGCAGGTCAGCAATAAGATATTGTGGCCTGCATAGCCTGAGAATGCTGGTATTAATTTGATCTCACTCTCTGCCTTTATGTTGGAACTCTCAGAAAAGTACAGAATTTAAtcgcttcatttatttatttctctttccttcttctcaGGTCTGGTACATGGACAGTTACACTAACAATAAAATTGTCCGCGAGTACAAATCAATTGCAGACTTTGTCAGTGGGGCTGAATCAAGGACATACAACCTCCCTTTCAAATGGGCAGGAACTAACCACGTTGTCTACAATGGGTCACTCTATTTTAACAAGTATCAGAGTAACATCATCATCAAATACAGCTTTGATCTGGGGAGAGTGCTTGCCCAACGAAGCCTGGAGTATGCGGGCTTTCACAACGTTTACCCCTACACATGGGGTGGATTCTCTGACATCGACCTGATGGCTGATGAAATCGGACTGTGGGCTGTGTATGCAACCAACCAGAATGCAGGCAATATTGTCATCAGCCAACTTAACCAAGATACCTTGGAAGTGATGAAGAGCTGGAGCACCGGTTATCCCAAGAGAAGTGCAGGGGAATCTTTCATGATCTGTGGGACATTGTATGTCACCAACTCCCACTTAACTGGAGCCAAGGTGTATTACTCCTATTCCACCAAAGCCTCCACATACGAGTACACAGACATTCCCTTCCATAACCAGTATTTTCACATATCCATGCTTGACTACAATGCCAGAGATAGAGCTCTTTATGCCTGGAACAACGGCCACCAGGTCCTGTTCAATGTCACCCTTTTCCACATCATTAAGACTGAGGATGACACATAAACAAATGTGATTTGTTTTTCATTGATATAAGCAGTGTCATTTGTGATAAACTGTATAGAGCCCCTCCTATTACTTTCCCCTTTATTATAAATTTTTGATCATTTCTCCCAAGCATTTTTATCATAAAGTTGGTGTTTCAAAAAACAGCTGTGCCTGTCTAAAATAGCCTCTTGGAAACACATCTTAACTCCTAAATTTACAAGGCCTATCGTGTTCTTGtcataaaaagcattaaaaaaaaaaaagtttaagtagCTAAAGCCATAGTTTTGCAAAAGATTAATGATTTCCCTTCTATTACAGTTAGGCAGAGACTAATGGCTTAAATGCATgaatgtcttttccttttttttctttttaactctgtcattttttaatgtcttttgctCCACATCAGAAAATGTTTTAGTGGGAGTTAGAAAAGAGTGCTTTCCCTCCcttaatttcaaaaatatttggtgattttacttatttgtaaaaaataatattgATCATTTTGCTGTTACACAATTCTCTGATGCGGTGCTGTACAGTCATTTATAAATCTCTTGCTAACGTTTTATTGGCAATGTGTGTTTCTACCATTGTAACCACCATTGTGCAATTGTATCTCTTCACTTCTGTGAAAGTaagtaatattttttataaaatgcaCTGAAGTTTAATCTCAGTAATTCTTATGGGTCAATTTTGAAGTGTGGTCAAGAAGGGAGTATCTTCTCAGCTTATCCCTTTACCTAAGCATTATAAGCTAATAAGAAAATCAAACCAGATCCCTAATATAGAGTCTTTACATTACCACAAGTTTATTGGACCCCTGACATGGAATGCTAAAACTGATCAGTATGACTGAGTTACTCCGTTCATACCACTGAAAGCAACCCATGTGGTTGTTTGCAAAACAGGCAGCTGAGTAACAAAAAAATTGGATTTGAGTTGAATCTCCCTGTTATTATACAACCAGACAGATTGTATTCTTCATTGAGTATATTAGTGTTTTAacttatatatttacatacaacTGGCAATAACGTAACTCCTTGTGTTAAGACTCTCAAAGTAAATGAAGCACATATGAAAACTCTAAAAAAGAAACTTTCTGCAATCTTCTTTAGATTTAGATTATGGGCACTGGAGAGTTATTGTTGACCAGACGTGTACAAAAGAAAATGATGGAGAGAAGGGAGTTGTCTgtgtaattttaaatatataaataaccaaTTCAGGAAACAAGATGGGATGGCAACCCTTTGTCATCCTAATTCATTGTATGTGTGTAAACATCCATTGCTGTCAGGCCAATTCCGTCTCCTagaaaccatataggacagaacagaactgcctcataggatttccaaggctataatctttatggaagcagactgccaccacttctttcttccatggagtggctggtgggtttgagttgCAGACCTTTCTgactagcagccaaatgcttaaccagtatgccatcaGGGTAATAAGTTAACAAAAGTAGAAAagctttaataatgttttatgctAGAAATCCCACAAAACATTTAATCTGTATATCAAACATGTCACTGATTTGGGATATACTTACCATATATTAAAAATACTTACCTGAGGCAGTTTTATGAAAACTGATATAGGTTGGTTTTACAACTTTAAAACTATATGCTACAACAAAGAGTATATAACTTAAATTGTTGAAAATGTTTAGTTTAATACATAAAACCATAGTTTTCTTTGAAACATATAAGGATGTAATAATTCAGATAAAGCATTATGAAAAGAAATACTAATAGTTAAGAGCAATTCATTTGAAAAGTCTCAAGGGAAACACTATTATCAAATATTTCACAGTCAAAGTTGTAGGATTAAAAAACCCAATCTTAAATTCAAAGAATCGTTAAACTTTAACAAAAATTGACTTTTGTCCTACAAAGTTTAGCATGATTTAATGACCATTCTGGGTCCTTTTTGCAATGTTGTCTTATCTTTTAAAAAGTTCACATAAGTTCTCTTCTGTATTTGAGAACAAGGAAATTTAGGGGATTCACCTGTTAAATATacaccataaaaataaataatcagCTAATACTTTGTACATGAAGACCCTGTGTGGAGAAAGTTAAATCAGTTtttagaaatgaatgaatttttatCTAAATGGCTGCTAATGGATATTTGAGTCTTCGTtatttgatttaaaaacaaacaaacaaaaaaatgatgtTATATGGTGTCAAGTGCATTCAAAACCCAGATGCTCACAGCTTACCTGTGAGGTGTGTAGCTTGTAAAGCACTCTATTGTTTTCTATGTAAGGCTTCATCTCCAGGTCCAATTtatggtgtatgttctgctacaGCCAGCGCAGATTTTATTGCCACTCAAAGTGGAGGTGACAAAAGGTCAAAAATGTGATTTGCATTAACCATTTTCAGTTagaaggcatttttcttagtaaattattATCAGTTGTGTGCCTGGAATAGGTAAcaacttattttattatttaaagaatcatgggtttttttaatctctaacaGATAAAATCCATTTTCTGGGGGAAATGGTATTTGTAAATCACCACATTATCCAATCAGTAAAGCAATCCAAGCTCAGAAATACCTAATCTGAAGTGAACTATGTAACTGGTATTTTCTGAATTCACCATATCATTAGCAAAATGCTATTTCCTTAGAATAATAATATGATTGTAGTCTGATTGTGTTTGCCTGTTATGTGTATCTGTGGCACTTAAGTGCTTATTACACGCACCTAAATTTATGAGTTCAGAGATGGTAGCATTTCTGTGCATTGCTGATATTCAAAGAGAAAATAATGGCAAATGCATATAAGTAGTAAAAGAAGTGATTTACCATAAACTCAGAACTCTTGATTCCAAACTCCATACTTATTCCTAGAGTCATTTCACCTTTACAATCAGTAGTCCTCTGTCTAATGAAATCTTATTGTCAGAAAATGTTATTTCTTATTGATTCTGACTTCTAATAAGAAAATGATCTTTATATCTGAAAATGACTACCAAACTTACGAGTACAAATTTTCAACCACAAAAATTACTGGAAAAAACGTGAATGTATAAAATTGTGCTTATGTTCTTCTGAAAGTAAAACCAGTTATTTCCCTACTAAGGTAAGTTTTATATATAATAATCCCTTTGCTTTATGCTCTTGAAAGGATAGATTTTCAAAAAAGCCTTAGTGGTCTTTTTAACACAGAAGATTACCAAACTGGTTCTACAGATGCTAAATGTGAATGTAATTGGTAGCAAAATGAACTGTATTCCATTAAGCGAGAACAATTGTGAAAAATATAGTCTTCGGCAGAATTGTTCCCAAGCCTTTTAGAAATGTGGAGACTTTTGAAAATAGTATCATAATGGCATGTTGCTGACTTGCTGGGTTAGGTATGATTATAGTCTTCACTACCGCTCGTACTAACTGAATGGACATCAGAGACAAAGATTATTTCATGCGCTGTATCATTGCGTAATATGTTATCATAAAAGAGCTACTAGAGTGTAGGCAGGGAGAATCAATTAAAAGTTAGATGCTAAAGACTTAATCATTAACTGCTTGTACCTGGAAACAGTCACTTCTAGAACGTTCCAGTGTCACTAAATATCATTCAGTTTGGTAGGCTGTATTCACAGTGAAATCAAAATAATGGAACGTTTTCTGTTTCTACAGTTAACTCAGCTCAGCAGAAATCTGTTGTCTATCGTCATAATCGTTACTCTTCAGAAAAGGTCTGGGGCTTAATAAAATCTGTTCTCTTGAATCATTgaacttgcattaaaaaaaatagaatgaaaacATTAGTTTATGGGGAAAAATCAACTTCACCAAAATGTTTGTTGCTCTATAAGTAATCATTAATTCATTTCATGGCAATCActtaaataaagaacagaaaattgtTTACTCTATTGTTCAGTATATTGGAAAGAAGTTATCCCCCAAAGCTGACTTTACCAAGCTGAATGAGCTGACTCACACCTTGAAATTATTTTATGCAGTTTATCCTTTTTAGTAGAACTCTTTCATCAGGCTTAGAGGAACTGTAATCCAGTTTGGAGGTTTCCATACCCCCAAATGTCAAACTcgtgggtcaaaaaaaaaaaaaaaaagctcccattGAAATTCAGCTCATTGAATAAAGATAAGTTTTACAAATCTAATGTTTTATTCAACTTGACTTGAGAAGGACACAAGAGAAGGGCATTAAGTCATACGCTGGCAAAAGTTTTCGTAACTATGACCGTCTTGAAACATTATTCCTAGTTAGAGATGTGAAGCATTATGGTGAATATGGAATAGTTCTCAGGAATATCTTTGTGCTACAAGACGTTTGCTAGTAAACCATACATACATATCCAATTCAGTGCAAAGTTGCATCCCTACCACTGATATAATATGCCCAGCAGAGCTTGCACTCATTTCAAAAGAATGACTAAAAGATGATCATATCATTCCCTACCACAATTCAGATTCAGACTTGTAAATTATGTATCAGTAGGCAGttccagaaaataaatattacatgACTATGATCTTGGAAACGAAGCATGACATGATCCAAAGAAAATAAGCACTGGCCATTTCAAAGCTTAAGGGTGAGCTAGAAATCAATCATGTTGCTGAACCTGGTAATACACTTCCAGCCAGTTCTTTGTCTATACCGTTCTTAACTTCATATATATTCCTATGTTACTGATGGGTAGCTTACAAGCTTTCCATCTAGATAATACTGCATTATTTACACatctattaaaaatatatatattcctgaCCAAAACTCTAAACtatgtatcagacaatattctagaTGCTGGATATATAGCTATCAAAAGGTAAATAAGGTCTTCGTGCACTTCCATTCTAGGGGTAACAAACTGCAACcaaaatattaatgaaaaataaagtcTGATTATACTAAatgctgtgaagaaaataaatctgtATGATAAAGAATGACTGGGCATTTGTAGGGATGGGGTAGGAAGTGATGCTTAGAGGGTCTAAAAAAGacgtattgttgttagttgctgtctagtctgcTCAAAAGAGGTCACCCCCATtgacatcgagtcagttccaactcatagctacatggtatgacagagtaaaactgccccatagggcttccaaggctgtaatttttgctgaagcagactaccacgtctttctccgaCAGAGGGGCTGGtcagttccaaccaccaacctttcagttagcagctgcacgcttaaccgctgcaccaccagggccccttcaaaAGAGGTCTAAATAGGTTTCCCTAAGAAACAGCCTGCCATGGAAAATTCATTCAAGGAATTGAACGTCACCGTCTGATCCACATAAAAACActaaatatttctgtattttagatttttttttaacttggagtTTGAGGATATGAGTCTGGGGGTGTCTGAACCCTCTGAAAATATGTGCTAAATTCTGTGTATACATATGTCTGTGCGTTCTTTTGTGTAGAGGATTTACAGTTTTCATCAGATTCCCAAAGAAATCCATGACCCAAAAGGTCACCACTAAGTCAATGAAATCCAAGTTCATTCCACACTTATCAAGAATCTTTATGCCAAACACTGAATTTCTGTCATCTGTCTTACAATCCTCAGGAACTTCAGCTTgcttcagagaagaaaataaatcaacatgCTAGTATTAtcaatattattttttcttcagaaaaactcAAGAATAAATTCTGTCCCTGTATAAACTCTAAAggatttatacatacatatatttttctgtGATCCAGCCTTTAGGACATGTTCTTGGCAGATTCGGTGACCCAAGAGTCGCTATTACGAGGTCTGTCCTACATCAATTTGTGTCTGGAGAGCATTCTCTGATAACTCTAACACAGCCGTTTGGCAGAACCATTGGACTCTGACTGAAATTGAGCAGGTGCAGTGTGCTCTATCAAATTTAACTGCAAACTCCTCTTCTGAAATTAGCTGCTGTGGGAACACATAAACAGCAAAAGGCAAATGTTATAACACCTGCCTTGGTTTAGAATGTATCGTATTTGACATGCATGTACCCTACAGTTATAGATaacaaataaaagatttttttttaattaaaaaaaaggtaaaaaacttCTAGCAACACTTATACAGATAAAGTAAGTCATATTGAGTCGAGAATTAAGGCTGCTTCTGTTAGTGATGTTTCCTTTGATTTCTCCCCCCCAAATGACTTGAGAAGACATGCATTAGCTTCCACTCCAATGTGAACCaaagacaataaaaagaaataattccaCTCTCTCCCAAATGTCTTTATTAAACTCCAATAGAAACTACTCTTGGAATATGAAGTATGTATTATAAAAGAAGGaagacaactttttaaaaaagcaatgggTTCTTATAATCAAATGACATTCTTGCTCCTCAAGTAGAGTTTGGCCTAGCAAAGTGATTAAAGGTGCATGATCGATTTGTGATTAGCTTTTTTCACCATTATTCCTTAGAAAGTTTCCAATAAACAAATATTATTTCTGTTGTATGTTGTTTTCTTGAAATAGTCTTTCCAAGTCAATTTCATATCTCTTCTTTCATGCAAGCTCTTCTAACAGTTCTATGGAATAGGAAGGGCAAACGTTGTTCTCCCTATTTGATGAATAAGAAAACGCAGCCCTTATGTTTCAATGTTTTTATTTCCCTGTAGATATCCCACAGGCACTTCACACTCAGTATGTTCCAAACTAAAATCCTGATCTTTCCATTACCTTGCCCTTAATCTACTTTTTCTCCCCCTGCCTCAGTTAACAGAAACACCAGCTCCTTGCAGTCTTGCTCTCTACCACCGTCTCTTTGAATCTTCAAATACACCTCCCACCGTTATTGTTATCAGATTTCTGTGAAAacagcagtgcaaatggttaagagcttgactactagctgaaaagttggctgttAAAACCCACCTAGGGACATCGTGAAAGACAGTACTGGGGACCTAtatctgaaaggtcgcagccttgaaaacttttcAGAGTACAGTTCCACTTAGACACACatagagtcaccaagagttggaatagtctcaatggcaactaacaacaacaatcatgtaAAACAATGCCTGTTTCAGGTATTTATTCCGGACAATTCCCTTTCAGATTGTTTAGTTCACCCACTGTTTCCTGCCCTCATTTAATCAAAACTCTGATCCTCAGCTCTATGCCCAGAATCTGGTGACATGTTTAGAAATGTCTCTTTTGTGTACTGACCTCAGATTACTCTTTGACCACTAGACAAAAGGTTGGCTGGTTCgaacctgcccagaggcacttGGGAAGACAGGTCTTGTGATCTGCcgccaaaagatcacagccttgaaaaccccatggaagagtcttgctctgcacacatggagtcagcatgaattggaattgacttgacagcaagtagcAATACTAATAAATACTCAGTTTTACTTTTTGCTTTGGCCACGGGCCACTTAGGCCAGCTATGGCTTTAAAGACTGCTCCCTGAGCAAGCAAACCCCCCTTTCCAAATCAAAATGAAAGAATGAGCTGTATAGCTTCCCTCATAACCCACATTCAAGACTGATCTCTTACCCTCTTTATCATTAAGTTCCTACACATCCTTCAGAATTCACTTAAAATTTTACCTTATTTCTGAGGCCTATAAAAGAAATAGGCATTCTTTTGCATTTTCATAGTATCAATCTTAAATTGTCAAAATTAGCATATCACATTGTCATAATTGGTTTCCTCCAAGTAAGTGTGGACTCCTCAAGAGTGGGAGCAAGGAGTTATTTTCCCCATACACCAGTGCCTGGAACAGTATCTGACACATGGTAattccaccaaaccaaaaaaaaaaaacccactgctgtcgagtcaattccaacttataacaacccccataggatttttaaggctctaaatctttatggaagccaactgccacatatttctcccacagagtagctggttttgaaccatcaactttttggttagcagctgagtgctttaagtaATCCCACAGTAAACATTAATACCCAAAGAACTATAAGACTGAATGGTCAACCACCTATGTAGTAATGTAATTAACatatgaacattttgatcaaagattccatagaagaatcctgatcaagagggggaaaatgcagaacagcatttcaaattctcatggaccccagactttctggagtcatggagagTGGATGAACAGCTGAAACcgttgccctgagatgatctttgacctttaaaccaaaaatatcctccaaagtcatcttaaaatcaaacaatagtttagcttaattggtaaaaaaaaaaaaagtttgccttgagccttatgctctttcaagaactatctatatgggatcaaattgacaacagcaactcaaaagattaggtaaGAACCTTAGGaatcagtgagtttatgttaatgggtgaAGAACAGCTCTgaaaagaaggatgagaatggttgcacaactgataGAATGGTATCAGTGTCACTAATTgctacatatagaaactgttgcattggtgtatgttttgctgtgtatattctcaacaacaataaaataaataaaatttagaaggaaaaaaaaaaattcagtaatggtagccgggcaccgtccagttcttctggtctcatggcaaaggaggcaattagccacaattccacatcctcctcctatttctgactctccttctccctctgttgttccaggcaaacaCAGACCAATTGTCGTACCTTGCATGGCCACTtgtcagcttttaagaccccaggcactaagcacagaactaggaggtagaacagaagcactaaacatgttattaggccaattaactgggatgtacgCTTCTTCTTTAtcatgaagccatgaccctaaacctccaaaataagaaaccaaatcccatgaggtttttggttgtacataagcaggcttagcagctattctttttttttttttttttggtaaatatatctatcacatatctttttccaattcaactttttacaggaatacaatttacaaaaaaaacaaacccacagccatcgagtcagttctgactcatagctaccctacagcagttacaataatcagctgtgcaaccctacctttaatcaacccaatatttccatcatccttagcccttcccttttcctcctccctcctggccctggtaaccactaacaaactttgttgtctgtacatttgccttttcttgcctttttatgtaagtgaggtcatacaaggtttgtcctcttgtgattgacttacttcactcaccataatgtcttCCTGTTCCATTCACATTGTAGCACttatcaagactttatttctccttctggctgagtaatattgcactgtatgtatgtatgtatcacattttgtttacctgttcatctgttgataggcatttaggttgtttctaccttttggctattgtgaatagtgctgcaatgaacattggtgtacaagtctctgtttgagtgtctgcttttaagtcttttgagtatatacctagaagtagaattactgggttatatggtaaGTTTTTTGAAGAATCACCACACtcttttccacaatggttgtaccattttgcattcccatcatcaGTGGATAAGGgtcccaatttccccacatccttgccaatattcattattttctttcttttttttttttttttaaatcttagccatcctcacctgttgccactgagttgattccaactcataaggaccctttagaacagggaagaactgccccatagggtttccaaggggcttctggtggattcaaactgctgaccttttggttagcagccataactcttaatcactgcatcaccagggcttcttaaccttcctagtgggagtgaaatggtatctcattgtaattttgatttgcatttctctgatgactaacaacactgagaatcttttcatttgtttgatggccatttgaatgtcctcttctgtgaaatatctcttcaattcctttgctcattttatgatagggttatttgtctttttgttcttaaggTGTCcaagtttcatatatatatttatcggttatttatttatttttggatttatggatcctgaagatattctcccagtcagcagcttgtcttttcacatttttaattaactctttgagaaatctgaaagggaaattaggaaattgtcccatttacaatagcatctaagagaataagaTACCTATTAATAAATACAACCAGGGACATCAAGGACTTATGCAatggaaactataaaacactgctaagAGTgattaaagaagacaaaaataaatggaaagatgttccatgtttatGAATTGGAAGGCTTGATATTACTAAGATGTAAATACTACCCAcaatgatctatagattcaatgcagtcccgatcaaaattccaacagccttctttacagaaatagaaaaaaacaagggTCAACTTTATATAGAATGTCAAGAGACCCAAATAGCTAAAGtgacattgaaggagaaaaacaaagtaggaggactcacacttcctgattttaaaacatactatacagctacagtaatcaaaacagcctgctataacaatagacacacatAGGCCAACGGAAtataattgagagtccagaaaaaaAATCGCAACTCTatggtcaaatgattttttttctcactttttttttaataactatttttgtgctttaagtgaaagtttacagctcaagttaatttctcatacaaaaatttatacacatattgttatgtgaccctaggtgcAATCCCTGtactgtgacagcacactcccgctTTCCACCaggggtttcctgtgtccattcaaccagctcctatccctttctgccttctcatgctgcctccagacaggacctgcccatttagttttgtgtactacctgaactaagaagcacactcttcacgaggattattttatgttttatagtccagtctaacctttgcccgaagagttggctttgggactggttttagttctgggttaacggagAGTCCAAGGGCCGTATctcctggggttcctctagtctcagtcagaccattaagtcttatctttttactagaatttgagttctgcacaacacttctctcccactccatcagggccTGTctcttttgttccctgtcagtgcggtcattggtggtagccgggcaccatctagttcttccagtctcaggctgatggagtctctggtttatgtggtcctttgtctcttaggctactattttccttgtgtctttggtgttcttcattctcctttgctccaggtgggttggtaccaattgatgcatcttagatggctgctcgctagcttttaagaccccagacaccactcaccaaagtgagatgtagaacattttctgaataaactttgttatgccagttgacctagatgtccccagaaaccatggtccccagacccccgcccctgttactctgtccctcgaagtgtgtggttgtattcagggaactttttagcttttggtttagtccagttgtgctgacttcccctaagacaattcttgtctactatccaaaTAGCGAATTCCCCTCTACCTTCCtccccatccttgtaaccatcaaagaatgttttcttcttttcatctttctcaaaggtgtttaaaccttttcgtaaattcttataattgtggtctcatacaatatttgttcttagcgagtgactaatttcacttggcacaatgccttccagattcatccatgttgtgagatgtttcgtggattcatcattgtgtagtattccattgtgtgaatataacataatttgtttatccattcatctgttgatgggcacctcggttgtttccatctttttgctattgtgaatagtgctgcaatgaccatgggtgtgtatatatctatgcaTGTGATgaatcttatttctctaagatatattgcaatgagtgggattgctggatcatatggtacttatAATTCTAGCtttggccaactgatttttgacaagggtggtaagtccattcgatggggaaagaagaggcctttcaataaatggtgctgggaaaattggatttccacatacagaaaaatgaaacaggatcaattcctcacaccatacacactcacacacacacactttaattcaaaatagattaaagacctaaatatgcaaactaaaaccataaaattcttggaaaaaaagcaggggcaatgctgtcaggtctAGCTTTTAACAAAGGGTTATCAAATATAGgtaacaaaagcacaaagaagcaaaagacaaaataaataaatgggacctcataaaaattaatactcatttttaaaaggaaaattcattttaaattttcacCCACTCAATTTTTGGTTCCCTATTTTGCTTCCCCTCTCCCAACCTAGAATTAAAGGTTTTTCTTAGAAACATACTTTGTCTTTGACAGAACAGACAAGGTTTTGCCAAAGGACTTGTACTACCAATTCAGGGAAAGCTGAAGTCACCATTCCTTCTCTCTCATGTTTTAGCCCTTTTTTCCTTATCCTGTATTTTCAAGGTGCACCAAGAACCCTTATGTCCATTATTTACTCAATAATTCTAAATAAATACATTCTTGACACCTTCTAAATAAAATCAGTGAAAACAGTTTTTCATGTAGTACAAATGACTCTTCCAGGAAGCAGAAAATTT
This DNA window, taken from Elephas maximus indicus isolate mEleMax1 chromosome 3, mEleMax1 primary haplotype, whole genome shotgun sequence, encodes the following:
- the OLFM3 gene encoding noelin-3 isoform X3 — translated: MMVAWNRTMAVETQISPKEGWQVYSSAQDPDGRCICTVVAPEQNLCSRDAKSRQLRQLLEKVQNMSQSIEVLNLRTQRDFQYVLKMETQMKGLKAKFRQIEDDRKTLMTKHFQELKEKMDELQPLIPVLEQYKTDAKLITQFKEEIRNLSAVLTGIQEEIGAYDYEELHQRVLSLETRLRDCMKKLTCGKLMKITGPITVKTSGTRFGAWMTDPLASEKNNRVWYMDSYTNNKIVREYKSIADFVSGAESRTYNLPFKWAGTNHVVYNGSLYFNKYQSNIIIKYSFDLGRVLAQRSLEYAGFHNVYPYTWGGFSDIDLMADEIGLWAVYATNQNAGNIVISQLNQDTLEVMKSWSTGYPKRSAGESFMICGTLYVTNSHLTGAKVYYSYSTKASTYEYTDIPFHNQYFHISMLDYNARDRALYAWNNGHQVLFNVTLFHIIKTEDDT